The following coding sequences are from one Cryptococcus deuterogattii R265 chromosome 1, complete sequence window:
- a CDS encoding nucleolar protein 16, translating into MANPRQRNKAKSSRSHKPSLNAKRRMHQKLRKAPPLKGPEVLQEKWDKKKTVFQNYAALGLLPSIPVPKGASTSRSQRVKLPEVPAEVEAENVKVGFGRIIRDEEGNVIDIIIDEDEQEQEEQIKVHEEKEIGLIEAKTEVVKRLEELAASAAPVKRHSSMSERTWLQQLVDKYGDDTEKMARDRKLNVWQKTEGEIKRMIKKAGGVQLLRK; encoded by the exons ATGGCCAACCCGCGACAGAGAAACAAGGCAAAGTCCTCCAGGTCTCACAAACCCAGCCTGAAcgcaaagagaagaatgcaCCAGAAGCTCAGGAAGGCACCTCCTCTCAAGGGTCCCGAGGTGTTGCAAGAAAAGtgggacaagaagaagaccgTCTTCCAAAA CTACGCCGCTCTCGGTCTCCTCCCATCTATCCCCGTCCCCAAGGGTGCTTCCACCTCTCGATCTCAGCGTGTCAAACTCCCAGAAGTGCCTGCCGAGGTTGAAGCTGAGAATGTCAAAGTTGGGTTTGGTCGAATTATtagggatgaagaagggaatgtAATTGATATTATTatcgacgaagatgagcaggagcaggaggagcaaaTAAAAGTCcatgaggaaaaggagataGGGCTCATAGAAGCGAAGACTGAGGTCGTCAAGA GGCTTGAGGAGCTTGCCGCGAGCGCTGCCCCTGTGAAGAGGCATTCCTCTATGTCTGAACGAACGTGGCTTCAGCAGCTCGTTGATAAGTACGGAGACGACACTGAAAAGATGGCGAGGGATCGCAAGCTGAACGTTTGGCAAAAGACCGAAGGCGAGATTAAGCGGATGATAAAGAAGGCCGGCGGCGTTCAGTTGTTGAGAAAgtaa
- a CDS encoding ER-derived vesicles protein ERV14, with translation MGGEGWIFLFAVLMAAVLLFTMVFFIIMFSDLECDYINPIDLCNKLNQFVLPEMIAHAFLTLCFLLSGQWLAFLLNAPLVAYNVNKIMSKNHMYDATEIFRTLSGHKKESFIKLGFYLISFFYYLYRMILALISESD, from the exons ATGGGTGGTGAAG GCTGGATTTTTCTCTTTGCGGTCCTTATGGCCGCTGTGCTCTTGTTCACCATGGTGTTCTTT ATCATCATGTTCTCTGACCTTGAGTGCG ACTACATCAACCCTATCGACCTTTGCAATAAGCTCAACCAA TTCGTTCTTCCTGAAATGATTGCCCACGCCTTCCTTACTCTCtgtttccttctttctggaCAATGGCtcgctttcctcctcaacgcTCCTTTAGTCGCATACAACGTCAACAA GATTATGAGCAAGAACCACATGTACGACGCAACAGAAATCTTCAGAACTCTTTCTGGTCACAAAAAGGAGAGTTTCATCAAGCTCGGTTTCTAcctcatttccttcttctacTATCTTTACCG CATGATCCTTGCTTTGATCTCTGAGAGCGACTAA
- a CDS encoding CTP synthase: MVKYILVCGGVISGIGKGVIASSTGLILKTAGLKVTSIKIDPYMNIDAGTMAPTEHGEVYVLNDGGETDLDLGNYERYLDVSLNKDNNVTTGKVYQHVIDRERRGDYLGKTVQIVPHLTNAIQDWVERVSKVPVDETGEEPDVCIIELGGTVGDIESMPFIEAMRQFQFRVGHENFALIYVSLIPVVGGEQKTKPTQAGVRDLRGLGLLPDLIACRCTEELLTATMEKVSMFCHVSPRQVLGVHNVSSTYHVPLLLQEQGMLKFLWERLKLSSINMRPELKARGEKIMEKWKMLTTGLERCFETVEIVLVGKYITLEDSYMSVVKSLEHAAMRCGRKLILHWVDSSDLELAMQTENPIKFHNAWQAVCSARGIIVPGGFGLRGTEGMIAAAKWAREQNIPYLGICLGFQVAVIEWARHVCGLEKANSAELVPDCPHPVICFMPEISKTHMGGTMRLGLRPTVFEPNTEKSKLRRLYGNRSIAWERHRHRYEVEPKYVEQLEAPGGMRFIGKDERGERMQMLELDDHPYFVGLQAHPEFCSRPLNPSPPFVGLIAAACGLDVLEEQLANNEKNYRDPHPESDKVIPESEAATQAGKGKSQSVEGVRVKHQDVVDALGKKLDEVAEI; the protein is encoded by the exons ATGGTCAAATACATTCTCGTTTGTGGTGGTGTCATCTC GGGTATTGGCAAGGGTGTCATTG CATCTAGTACCGGCTTGATCCTTAAGACGGCTGGCTTAAAGGTCACTTCTATCAAGATTGACCCTTACATGAACATTGATGCCGGTACTATGGCCCCTACCGAGCACGGCGAAGTCTATGTCCTTAACGATGGCGGTGAGACCGATCTTGACCTCGGTAACTACGAGCGATACCTCGACGTTTCCCTCAACAAAGACAACAATGTGACAACCGGAAAGGTATACCAGCACGTTATTGACCGTGAG CGACGTGGAGATTACCTGGGAAAAACTGTTCAAATCGTCCCTCACTTGACCAACGCCATCCAGGACTGGGTCGAGCGAGTTTCTAAGGTTCCTGTGGACGAGACTGGCGAGGAGCCTGATGTCTGTATTATCGAG CTCGGTGGTACCGTGGGTGACATTGAATCTATGCCTTTCATTGAGGCCATGCGCCAATTCCAATTCCGAGTCGGCCACGAAAACTTTGCTCTCATTTACGTGTCCCTCATTCCCGTCGTCGGTGGTGAACAAAAGACGAAACCTACTCAGGCCGGTGTCAGGGATCTCCGAGGTTTGGGTCTTCTCCCCGACTTGATCGCTTGTCGATGCACAGAAGAGCTTCTTACTGCCACTATGGAGAAAGTCTCTATGTTCTGCCACGTCTCTCCCCGTCAAGTCCTTGGTGTTCACAATGTTTCCTCCACTTACCATGTTCCgctgcttcttcaggaACAGGGTATGCTCAAGTTCCTTTGGGAGAGGCTTAAGTTGTCTTCTATCAACATGAGGCCCGAGTTGAAGGCCAGGGGTGAGAAGATTATggagaaatggaagatgttaACTACTGG TTTGGAAAGATGTTTCGAGACAGTGGAAATCGTTTTGGTCGGCAAATACATTACTTTGGAAGACTCCTACATGAGCGTTGTCAAGTCTCTTGAGCACGCTGCCATGCGATGTGGTCGAAAGCTTATCCTTCAC TGGGTTGACTCGTCCgaccttgagcttgctaTGCAGACTGAAAACCCCATCAAGTTCCATAACGCCTGGCAAGCCGTCTGCTCCGCCAG AGGTATTATCGTCCCTGGTGGTTTCGGTCTTCGAGGTACCGAGGGTATGATCGCTGCCGCCAAGTGGGCCCGTGAGCAAAACATCCCCTATCTCGGTATCTGTCTAGGTTTCCAGGTTGCTGTTATCGAATGGGCTCGACACGTCTGCGGTCTCGAGAAGGCCAACTCTGCCGAGCTCGTCCCCGACTGTCCTCACCCTGTCATCTGTTTCATGCCTGAGATCTCCAAGACCCATATGGGCGGTACCATGCGTCTCGGTCTCAGGCCGACCGTCTTTGAGCCTAACAcagagaagagcaagcttAGGAGGTTGTATGGGAACAGGAGCATTGCATGGGAGAGGCATAGGCACAGGTACGAGGTTGAGCCCAAGTATGTAGAGCAGCTCGAGGCCCCTGGGGGTATGAGGTTTATCGGTAAAGACGAAAGGGGTGAGAGAATGCAAATGCTTGAGTTGGATG ATCATCCCTACTTTGTCGGTCTCCAAGCCCACCCCGAATTCTGCTCTCGACCACTCaatccttcccctcctttcGTCGGTCTCATAGCCGCCGCATGCGGGCTAGATGTTCTCGAAGAACAACTCGCCAACAACGAGAAGAACTATAGGGATCCTCACCCTGAGAGCGATAAGGTCATCCCTGAGTCAGAGGCGGCTACCCAAGCCGGTAAGGGGAAGAGTCAGTCTGTGGAGGGTGTCAGAGTGAAGCACCAGGATGTGGTGGATGCTTTGGGTAAGAAGTTGGATGAAGTCGCGGAGATCTAG
- a CDS encoding hydroxymethylglutaryl-CoA lyase: MSYYVQHSALHRGLRSTTLLLPLNTPARVLFNSPQVSFYSSAVMLCPSEKNGPSFVSPTPTFSRRFSPNCSTPIGCGGDSVGMYRLHSPLFAPILQPHLPQQGLKNLLPGKRLFSSSITRASLLPPSPAVSDAEIMSDSEESKAVRQSRQISKELKTTSSIGGGRYVRIVEVSPRDGLQNLKGKVVSTDVKRELVERLLEAGVRNVEVGSFVRGDWVPQMADTPLLLPLLPRFTGKTSSPPSPVSRSESPFASAPSSPSIGPLMGEYLPPHAEDVHYPVLVPNMRGLDNLIKLQGEWSAKGLPALTDEIAVFVSATEAFSQANNHASISKVLDSLPSVISKAKSHGFRVRGYVSCVMTCPYSGPTDPDQAVNVAEKLLEMGCYEVSMGDTTGEGDPDSWKVLWDRMKGRGLNMDKIAAHVRICFPL, encoded by the exons ATGTCTTACTACGTTCAACATTCAGCACTTCATAGGGGACTGAGATCTACGACGTTGCTGTTGCCTTTAAATACACCAGCAAGAGTACTTTTCAATAGCCCCCAAGTCAGCTTTTACTCTTCAGCCGTAATGCTGTGTCCTTCCGAAAAGAATGGTCCATCCTTTGTATCCCCAACTCCTACCTTTTCACGTCGCTTCTCTCCAAACTGCTCCACACCGATCGGATGTGGCGGAGATAGTGTTGGGATGTATCGCCTACATTCTCCTCTATTTGCGCCAATACTCCAGCCGCATCTCCCACAACAAGGTCTCAAgaaccttcttcctggCAAAAGGCTGTTTAGCAGTAGCATTACTAGAGCATCTCTCCTACCTCCCTCACCTGCAGTCTCTGACGCGGAGATTATGTCGGATTCCGAAGAATCCAAAGCCGTTCGTCAAAGTAGACAGATCTCGAAAGAGTTAAAGACAACTTCATCAATAGGCGGGGGAAGATATGTGAGGATAGTGGAGGTAAGTCCGAGGGATGGCTTACAAAATTTAAAAGGCAAAGTGGTATCGACAGATGTAAAGAGGGAGCTTGTGGAGCGTTTGTTGGAAGCAGGGGTGAGAAATGTTGAGGTAGGGAGTTTTGTTAGGGGTGACTGGGTACCGCAA ATGGCCGATACACCTCTATTGTTGCCACTTCTTCCACGGTTCACAGGCAAAACATCATCCCCACCCTCCCCTGTTTCCCGGTCCGAGTCTCCCTTCGCTAGtgcaccttcttcaccttctatTGGGCCGTTGATGGGAGAATATTTACCACCCCATGCGGAAGACGTCCATTACCCAGTTTTAGTACCCAATATGAGAGGACTTGATAACCTCATCAAGCTGCAAGGAGAATGGAGCGCAAAAGGTCTACCTGCATTGACAGATGAAATTGCAGTTTTTGTATCGGCTACCGAG GCTTTTTCACAAGCCAACAACCATGCCTCAATCTCAAAAGTCCTCGACTCCCTCCCATCGGTGATTAGTAAGGCCAAATCCCACGGATTCAGGGTAAGAGGGTATGTATCTTGCGTGATGACTTGCCCGTACTCTGGGCCCACAGACCCAGATCAAGCAGTGAATGTAGCCGAGAAGCTTTTGGAAATGGGATGTTATGAGGTTAGTATGGGAGACACGACCGGTGAAGGGGATCCGGATAGCTGGAAGGTTCTGTGGGATCggatgaagggaagagggttgAATATGGACAAGATTGCT GCGCATGTGAGAATCTGTTTTCCTTTATGA